In Chitinivibrionales bacterium, the following proteins share a genomic window:
- the rfaE1 gene encoding D-glycero-beta-D-manno-heptose-7-phosphate kinase yields MPTPNISQKRLKQIAANFSQSSIMVVGDSMLDEYVWGDVSRISPEAPVPVVHVRSRSSRLGGAANVVQNLKSLGVSPYLVSLCGNDDTGILLRKKLEQAGCNSKGLAVSCQRSTTIKTRIIARHQQVVRVDSETVIDVTKDEAEVLWKSVSSELSRVKGVIISDYSKGVVSKPFIVQLLDACKKRNLFVAIDPKERHFDLYKGVSIITPNLKEAHAVLGVPNAQVNDREIELLGWKIVKKLDLPYLLITLSERGMALFERNTRTFSHLPTVARNVFDVTGAGDTVISVYAAAIISGAKPIEAAYLSNHAAGIIVGELGTACVTPEALLAACAEKYTGQ; encoded by the coding sequence ATGCCCACCCCAAACATCTCGCAAAAGCGTTTGAAACAGATTGCGGCTAACTTTTCCCAATCATCAATCATGGTGGTGGGCGATTCCATGCTCGATGAATATGTTTGGGGAGATGTCAGCCGCATATCACCGGAAGCACCCGTGCCCGTCGTGCATGTCCGGTCGCGTTCATCCCGGCTGGGTGGCGCGGCCAACGTGGTGCAGAATCTGAAAAGCCTCGGCGTTAGCCCTTATCTTGTGTCGTTGTGCGGAAACGATGACACCGGCATACTGTTACGGAAAAAACTGGAGCAAGCGGGCTGTAATTCAAAGGGGCTGGCCGTGTCGTGCCAAAGGTCCACTACCATTAAAACAAGAATTATTGCGCGGCACCAGCAGGTGGTGCGTGTAGACAGCGAAACGGTTATTGATGTGACAAAAGACGAAGCTGAAGTCTTGTGGAAGAGCGTTTCTTCCGAATTGTCGCGAGTGAAGGGCGTCATCATATCAGATTATTCCAAAGGCGTTGTATCCAAACCGTTTATTGTCCAGCTTCTTGATGCTTGCAAAAAAAGGAATCTGTTTGTTGCCATAGACCCCAAAGAACGGCATTTCGATTTATACAAAGGCGTGAGCATCATTACTCCCAACCTCAAGGAAGCGCATGCCGTACTCGGCGTGCCCAACGCTCAAGTCAATGACAGGGAAATTGAGTTGCTCGGTTGGAAAATCGTAAAAAAGCTTGACCTTCCATACCTGCTTATCACTCTGAGCGAGCGCGGCATGGCCTTGTTCGAAAGGAACACCCGCACCTTTTCGCATCTGCCAACCGTAGCCAGAAACGTTTTTGACGTCACCGGCGCCGGCGACACGGTTATTAGCGTTTATGCGGCGGCAATCATCAGCGGGGCAAAACCTATCGAAGCCGCTTACCTTTCTAATCACGCAGCAGGCATCATTGTTGGAGAACTCGGCACCGCCTGCGTGACGCCGGAAGCGCTGCTTGCGGCCTGCGCAGAAAAATATACGGGTCAATAA
- a CDS encoding site-2 protease family protein has translation MFDTHHLRELLIRTPGILVGLTIHEYCHALVAHWRGDDTAKMVGRLTLNPIPHLDPIGTIPLLFTTFGWAKPVPVNYYNLRNPRLDSALVSVAGPISNIFCALSIGFVFRILQTFLSAEGSLLYTFLILSKAYAINIGLSFFNLLPVPPLDGSNILLSFLPRSQIEPYFRMMRHIPTIFLVLIVLELMFNIKTISFILNPLYKPYYSFWTFIIFGGRM, from the coding sequence ATGTTTGATACCCATCATCTCAGAGAGCTGCTGATTAGGACTCCAGGTATCCTTGTCGGCCTCACTATTCATGAATATTGCCATGCATTAGTTGCACATTGGCGAGGTGATGATACTGCAAAAATGGTTGGACGTCTTACTTTAAATCCCATTCCCCACCTTGATCCAATAGGAACAATACCCTTATTATTTACGACTTTTGGTTGGGCAAAACCGGTTCCTGTAAATTACTACAATTTGCGAAATCCCCGGCTCGACTCTGCACTCGTAAGTGTTGCTGGTCCGATATCGAATATTTTTTGTGCATTATCTATTGGTTTTGTTTTTCGGATTTTACAGACCTTTTTATCCGCAGAAGGATCTTTGCTTTATACATTCCTTATTCTAAGTAAGGCTTATGCAATTAATATAGGCCTATCTTTTTTCAATCTATTACCTGTTCCCCCACTTGATGGCTCCAATATTCTTTTAAGCTTTCTTCCTCGTTCACAAATAGAACCATATTTCAGAATGATGCGCCATATACCGACCATTTTCCTTGTCCTTATTGTCTTAGAACTTATGTTTAATATAAAAACAATTTCATTTATACTTAATCCTCTTTACAAGCCGTATTATTCATTCTGGACCTTTATCATTTTTGGCGGAAGGATGTAA
- a CDS encoding ParB/RepB/Spo0J family partition protein — MGNAHHRRALGRGLTNLIPQESEEKGSGNEIVLVDSNAIRPNPFQPRREFDQKEIEGLAESIKTQGLLQAIILRRNLDGYEIISGERRYRALLLLGEDKIPSIIKPKVSDHEMIEIALVENIQRENLNDIEEAGAYQRLLSECGLSHEQLSARVGKSRSAITNILRLLKLPQEIQQMIIHSDITSGHARALLGLEDPDGQKALCQRIVAQKLSVRDVEEAVQHGKAKKAEKGSVKKKAGATKDPDHHALIEKLQYKFGTKVTFTNLRNDKGKIEIHYYNKDDLNRIIEILSKE, encoded by the coding sequence ATGGGTAATGCTCATCATCGAAGAGCTCTCGGGAGAGGTCTTACCAACCTTATTCCACAGGAAAGCGAGGAAAAGGGGAGCGGTAATGAAATAGTTCTCGTTGACAGCAATGCGATACGGCCAAACCCTTTTCAACCGCGGAGAGAGTTTGACCAAAAGGAAATAGAGGGGCTGGCCGAAAGCATTAAAACCCAGGGCCTGTTACAGGCGATAATCCTGAGGAGAAACCTTGACGGATACGAAATAATATCAGGCGAACGGCGCTATCGCGCGCTTTTGCTTCTGGGAGAGGATAAAATTCCGAGCATTATCAAGCCCAAGGTTTCCGATCACGAAATGATCGAAATCGCGCTTGTTGAAAACATCCAGCGTGAAAATTTGAATGACATTGAGGAAGCAGGTGCCTACCAACGGCTTTTGAGCGAATGCGGACTTTCACATGAACAATTGTCTGCCCGGGTGGGAAAAAGCAGAAGCGCGATCACCAATATTCTCAGACTGTTAAAACTGCCACAGGAAATCCAGCAGATGATTATTCACAGCGACATCACATCGGGGCACGCACGGGCTTTACTTGGTTTAGAGGATCCCGATGGCCAAAAGGCGCTTTGCCAAAGGATCGTGGCCCAAAAGCTTTCCGTGCGCGATGTGGAAGAGGCGGTGCAACACGGAAAAGCGAAAAAGGCAGAAAAAGGCAGTGTTAAAAAAAAGGCAGGAGCGACAAAAGACCCGGATCATCACGCGCTCATAGAAAAATTGCAGTATAAATTTGGAACTAAGGTTACTTTCACAAATCTGCGGAACGATAAAGGCAAAATAGAAATCCATTATTACAATAAAGACGACCTAAATAGAATAATTGAAATTCTTTCCAAGGAATAA
- a CDS encoding M23 family metallopeptidase, protein MQIKKNYYTIMFIPEGNAKTFSMHLHRNIVYSLVVFMVIFIVGFILLVVKSGEIAAKLQLVYVLTNENRHLREDNQKIKSISEKIDRIELLGRYLRRVAQSSGVDPKKSTTTLDAARQNGETASSKSAVDKLLDSLKMTSSGAERQILKKGESAELSLAALPSIQPVVDGWITRRYIEVANDTEQMHNGLDYAATQGTLIRATAPGIVEDVCNDKYFGLLLTIRHGYGFSTRYGHCSQILVAKGDHVERGQTIALVGNTGRSSAPHLHYEIIKDGKNIDPAKFIFSNQGK, encoded by the coding sequence ATGCAGATAAAAAAAAATTATTATACAATCATGTTTATTCCGGAGGGAAACGCCAAAACCTTCTCGATGCACCTCCATCGGAATATTGTCTATTCTCTTGTTGTGTTTATGGTGATTTTTATTGTCGGTTTTATTCTTCTTGTGGTAAAATCTGGAGAGATAGCGGCAAAGTTGCAGTTAGTGTACGTCCTTACGAATGAAAACAGGCATTTGAGGGAAGACAACCAAAAAATAAAGTCTATTTCAGAAAAAATTGACAGAATAGAACTTTTGGGGCGTTACCTTCGTCGGGTCGCCCAATCTTCAGGGGTGGACCCTAAAAAGAGCACCACCACCTTGGATGCCGCCCGTCAAAACGGGGAGACGGCATCTTCAAAGTCTGCCGTGGACAAACTGCTCGACAGCCTTAAAATGACATCATCGGGCGCCGAGCGACAGATTTTAAAGAAAGGGGAGTCCGCAGAACTGTCCCTCGCGGCACTACCCAGTATCCAGCCAGTAGTTGACGGATGGATAACGCGCCGGTATATAGAGGTGGCAAACGACACTGAGCAAATGCACAATGGTTTGGATTATGCTGCGACTCAGGGTACCCTTATACGCGCCACAGCGCCCGGCATTGTTGAAGATGTCTGCAATGACAAATATTTTGGGCTTTTATTAACAATTCGGCATGGATATGGGTTTTCAACCCGGTATGGCCATTGTTCCCAGATTCTTGTTGCAAAGGGCGACCACGTGGAGCGTGGCCAGACAATTGCATTGGTTGGAAATACTGGACGCTCTTCTGCCCCGCATCTTCACTACGAAATAATAAAAGATGGGAAAAATATTGACCCTGCCAAATTTATTTTCAGCAATCAAGGAAAATAA
- the murA gene encoding UDP-N-acetylglucosamine 1-carboxyvinyltransferase, whose amino-acid sequence MSSFIVEGGVKLQGTIRTAGNKNEALPVIAAALLCHGSVTLSNVPDIGDVRSMLSIASLLGAKISEINNSSVCIDATAEPAPTLPADLSSIIRGSILFASSLLARTGKAVIPQPGGDSIGRRRLDTHFHVFKALGAKMTAKHYQKSSNSEQVLYVLEAKKGLRGTDICLDEASVTATENAVIAAAGARGRTTIVNAASEPHVQGLCRFLEKSGVKIEGIGSNVLSIYGSGGIEGAPHTLGSDYIETGSFIGLAAATRSEITITNIDPQHMKMILFQFARLGIQVEVDQNQRTLMVPGHQTMKIRQDLGGAIPKIEDNIWPAFPADLMSIMIVAATQASGTCLLHEKMFESRLFFVDKLISMGAKIVICDPHRAVVNGPSQLVGATISSPDIRAGMALLIAACAARGKSCIQNIEQIDRGYENIDQRLSKLGARIIRTAERRKNWPTTGKR is encoded by the coding sequence ATGAGCAGTTTCATTGTTGAAGGCGGCGTCAAGCTGCAGGGAACCATCCGAACGGCTGGCAACAAAAACGAAGCCCTTCCGGTTATTGCCGCGGCGCTTTTATGCCATGGTAGCGTGACCCTTTCCAACGTGCCGGACATTGGCGATGTGCGGAGCATGCTCTCGATAGCATCACTCCTTGGAGCAAAAATATCGGAGATAAACAATTCAAGCGTATGTATTGATGCGACGGCAGAGCCAGCCCCGACGCTGCCTGCTGACCTTTCAAGTATCATACGCGGTTCGATTCTCTTTGCGTCATCATTGCTCGCCCGCACCGGGAAAGCGGTGATCCCTCAGCCAGGCGGGGATTCAATCGGCCGCCGCAGGCTGGATACCCATTTTCATGTATTTAAGGCTCTTGGCGCAAAAATGACGGCTAAACACTATCAAAAGTCAAGTAATTCTGAGCAAGTGCTTTATGTTCTGGAAGCGAAAAAGGGTCTGCGCGGCACGGACATCTGCCTTGACGAAGCGTCTGTGACCGCAACGGAAAATGCGGTTATCGCCGCCGCAGGTGCGCGCGGCAGAACCACTATTGTAAACGCGGCATCGGAGCCGCATGTGCAGGGGCTATGCAGGTTCTTGGAAAAAAGCGGTGTAAAGATAGAAGGGATAGGGTCCAATGTCCTTTCCATATATGGATCTGGGGGAATTGAAGGCGCCCCGCACACCCTCGGAAGCGATTACATCGAAACGGGATCCTTTATAGGCCTCGCAGCCGCGACGCGTTCAGAAATAACCATTACAAACATCGATCCGCAGCATATGAAAATGATTCTCTTTCAGTTTGCCCGTCTCGGCATACAGGTAGAGGTAGATCAAAACCAAAGGACACTGATGGTGCCGGGGCACCAGACTATGAAAATCCGACAGGATCTTGGCGGCGCGATACCGAAAATTGAAGACAACATATGGCCTGCTTTTCCGGCGGATCTCATGTCCATCATGATTGTCGCGGCGACGCAGGCCAGCGGCACATGTCTTCTGCATGAGAAAATGTTCGAATCAAGGCTCTTTTTTGTTGACAAACTGATATCCATGGGTGCAAAAATAGTGATTTGCGACCCGCATCGGGCCGTGGTGAACGGGCCGTCGCAGCTTGTCGGGGCCACCATTTCATCGCCTGATATCCGCGCCGGAATGGCCCTGCTCATCGCGGCATGCGCAGCGCGGGGCAAAAGTTGTATCCAGAATATCGAGCAGATAGACCGTGGATATGAAAATATCGACCAGCGACTTTCCAAGCTCGGTGCACGCATCATTCGCACCGCAGAACGAAGGAAAAATTGGCCCACCACAGGGAAGCGTTAG
- a CDS encoding polysaccharide deacetylase family protein, which yields MHATAELSAQNRILKEKRSELLDQIKERNREISDLRSTLDSLNHYIDRTVTKKKNPFVFRNDLSGLSLLNGLPMSFDNGRPDKRLVCLTFDGGSVANAATDILDTLKSRNVKATMFLTGQFVKKYPDVVLRLVREGHEAGNHTFSHPHLTSFAQDQTQSILPAITEAYLDRELGKTDSLFHILTGVPLAPLWRAPYGEYNRTICIWAQKAGFLHVGWRQGRTWKLGLDSNDWISDEGSSGYHTPQEVYDKIVALANRPENGINGGIILMHLGTVRTQKDKQVHLMLGRLIDTLRSLNYRFVPISEMLKESGIDIGTLKHS from the coding sequence ATGCATGCTACAGCAGAACTCTCCGCCCAGAACCGCATCCTCAAGGAAAAAAGGAGCGAGCTTCTCGACCAGATCAAAGAGCGCAACCGTGAAATTTCGGATCTGCGCAGTACGCTTGATTCTTTGAACCATTATATCGACCGGACGGTTACAAAAAAGAAAAATCCCTTTGTTTTTCGGAATGACCTCAGCGGACTGTCCCTGCTCAACGGCCTGCCGATGTCGTTTGACAACGGAAGGCCCGATAAACGCCTTGTCTGTCTTACCTTCGACGGCGGCTCGGTTGCCAACGCAGCCACCGATATTCTCGACACCTTAAAATCCCGCAATGTGAAAGCGACAATGTTTTTGACCGGTCAATTTGTTAAAAAATATCCGGATGTTGTGCTGCGTCTGGTACGGGAGGGACATGAAGCAGGAAACCACACCTTTTCGCATCCGCATCTTACTTCTTTTGCACAGGACCAGACGCAATCGATATTGCCTGCCATCACCGAGGCATATCTTGACCGGGAACTTGGAAAAACAGATTCCCTTTTCCATATATTGACCGGCGTCCCGCTTGCACCGCTTTGGCGTGCACCGTACGGCGAATACAACCGGACCATATGCATTTGGGCCCAGAAAGCCGGATTTCTGCACGTCGGATGGCGGCAAGGCAGAACATGGAAACTTGGCCTCGACAGCAACGACTGGATCAGCGACGAGGGATCGTCAGGCTATCATACGCCGCAAGAGGTGTATGATAAAATCGTGGCGCTTGCCAACAGACCGGAAAATGGAATCAACGGCGGCATCATTCTCATGCATCTGGGCACGGTGCGCACTCAGAAGGACAAGCAGGTCCATCTGATGCTCGGAAGGCTTATCGACACGCTCCGGTCCCTTAATTACCGTTTTGTGCCCATATCGGAAATGCTGAAAGAATCCGGGATTGATATTGGAACATTAAAGCATAGTTAA
- the pyrF gene encoding orotidine-5'-phosphate decarboxylase: MAADRSSFLALALDNLNSRAEVRSLVSQTKQYFGTFKVGLELYTRFGPSILEEVFETGRKIFLDLKFHDIPQTVANAVRSSSRLGVQYLTVHAQGGTEMMKAACAAARSACNEGLAPPKIVGVTLLTSIDASALLNELNVSVAIEQHIKILALRAVDALLDGIVCSAADLPHVKPLLPDGFEIITPGIRLPEGNTHDQKRVSTPKEAIKNGATLLVIGRAVTEDKNPAAIAEKILKSIE, encoded by the coding sequence ATGGCCGCAGACCGATCATCTTTTCTTGCTCTTGCCCTTGACAATCTGAACTCACGTGCAGAAGTACGCTCGCTTGTCAGCCAGACCAAACAGTATTTCGGCACTTTCAAGGTCGGTTTGGAGCTGTACACCCGCTTTGGCCCTTCGATCCTCGAAGAGGTGTTTGAAACCGGACGCAAGATTTTCCTCGACTTAAAATTTCACGATATCCCCCAAACCGTTGCAAATGCTGTCCGTTCATCATCACGACTTGGCGTTCAATATCTCACTGTGCATGCCCAGGGTGGCACCGAGATGATGAAGGCTGCATGCGCCGCGGCACGCTCCGCATGCAATGAAGGGCTTGCGCCTCCCAAAATTGTCGGCGTCACCCTGCTTACCAGCATTGACGCCTCGGCGTTGCTTAACGAATTGAATGTGTCTGTTGCCATAGAGCAGCATATTAAAATCCTCGCCCTCCGAGCAGTTGATGCGCTCCTTGATGGAATTGTATGTTCGGCTGCCGACCTTCCTCACGTGAAACCCTTGTTGCCAGACGGATTTGAAATCATTACCCCGGGCATAAGGCTTCCCGAGGGCAATACCCATGATCAAAAACGTGTTTCTACGCCTAAAGAAGCAATAAAAAACGGCGCGACACTATTGGTGATCGGCCGCGCGGTTACCGAAGATAAAAATCCAGCTGCAATCGCGGAAAAAATTCTAAAAAGCATCGAATAG
- the tssH gene encoding type VI secretion system ATPase TssH has product MVVKDIRLLLEKLNDQCTKALEASVGLCVNRGHYEVRWEHLFAEFLDDTTGDVAVILKHYNVDAGRLKEAVNTELENLRNGNTGRPSFSPPLLEAMELAWSIGSLSYSLQSITSGLLFVAMLEKGQFSMTSYGELLKSVNLEALKTEFISLTKTSSEQQFSGGDSSGHPPVSRTPEAAASVLAQFCTNFTEEARAGKIDPILGRDDEIRQALDILNRRRKNNPILVGEAGVGKTAIVEGIALRIVNGDVPENLKNVALWGLDLGLLQAGASVKGEFEKRLKNVIDAVKNNSKSTILFIDEAHTLIGAGGAAGQGDAANLLKPALARGELRTLAATTWSEYRKYFEKDPALARRFQLVKIEEPDEIKGIIMLRGVADSFEKYHGVQITTKGVTAAVSLSRRYISGRQLPDKAVDVLDTACARVKMSQSVKPASLDGAERGLQNAELEKRKLERDRKAGLPVEKEFIDECDAAIKRKKEEIGALAEQWGKEKTQVQSIQSLQEKIKTLREKGGNEKDLSAVQKDIGEALKALETLQGDNPMVFPHVSASVCGQVISDWTGIPVGTMVKDEAQTLLELEKRLSERVIGQDDALAALASTIRASKTGMGSPDAPLGVFLFTGPSGVGKTECARALADTLFGGEKFITTINMSEYQEKHTVSQLKGSPPGYVGYGEGGVLTEAVRQKPYSIVLLDEVEKAHLEVMNLFYQVFDKGFMRDGEGREINFRNTIIIMTSNLAADTIAGMCAQERAASCSSDDLVKAIRPELSAHFQPALLARCKIVPFRPLSKEVMKGVVAMKLDTIAQRLKKAHGITMSISPDLVDAIADSCTAIETGARNADAVIDGTLLPGISRQLLLHLGQDKKPATRCHIGKDEDGDYEIVFSDSADAAPEGKKSGKQKARGKG; this is encoded by the coding sequence ATGGTGGTAAAAGACATCCGTTTATTGTTGGAAAAGCTCAACGACCAATGCACGAAAGCACTTGAGGCTTCTGTCGGGCTGTGTGTCAACCGCGGCCATTATGAAGTCCGGTGGGAGCACCTCTTTGCGGAGTTCCTCGACGACACAACCGGAGACGTCGCCGTGATTCTCAAGCATTACAATGTTGATGCGGGCCGTCTTAAAGAGGCGGTAAACACGGAGCTCGAAAACCTCAGAAACGGCAATACCGGGAGACCGTCATTTTCACCGCCGTTGCTTGAGGCAATGGAGCTCGCATGGAGCATCGGTTCGCTGAGTTATTCTCTTCAGTCAATCACGTCGGGACTGCTTTTTGTCGCCATGCTCGAAAAAGGGCAGTTTTCCATGACGTCCTATGGCGAGCTGTTAAAGTCGGTGAACCTTGAAGCGCTCAAAACCGAGTTTATTTCCCTTACCAAAACATCATCAGAGCAGCAGTTCTCCGGTGGGGATTCGTCAGGACATCCGCCGGTTTCGCGCACTCCTGAGGCCGCGGCCAGTGTGCTGGCGCAGTTCTGCACGAATTTTACCGAAGAGGCAAGGGCAGGAAAGATTGATCCGATTCTCGGGCGTGACGACGAAATTCGCCAAGCCCTCGATATCTTGAACCGGAGGCGCAAGAACAATCCCATACTTGTCGGCGAGGCCGGGGTCGGCAAAACCGCCATCGTTGAGGGCATCGCGCTCCGTATTGTAAACGGCGATGTACCAGAAAATCTTAAAAATGTCGCATTGTGGGGACTGGATCTCGGGCTGTTGCAAGCGGGAGCCTCGGTGAAAGGCGAATTTGAGAAACGGTTGAAGAACGTCATTGACGCCGTGAAGAACAATTCGAAATCAACAATTCTGTTTATTGACGAGGCGCACACGCTCATCGGCGCGGGCGGCGCCGCAGGGCAGGGGGACGCGGCCAATTTGCTCAAGCCGGCGCTGGCCCGCGGCGAACTGCGCACGCTTGCCGCCACAACATGGTCCGAATACCGTAAATACTTTGAAAAGGATCCGGCTCTCGCGCGGAGGTTCCAGCTTGTCAAAATAGAAGAGCCCGACGAAATCAAGGGAATCATCATGCTGCGGGGTGTTGCCGACAGTTTCGAAAAATATCACGGCGTACAAATCACCACCAAAGGCGTGACCGCCGCGGTTTCCCTGTCGCGCCGGTATATTTCGGGCAGGCAGCTGCCCGACAAGGCCGTGGACGTGCTCGATACCGCTTGTGCCCGTGTCAAAATGAGCCAGAGCGTTAAACCCGCCTCGCTTGACGGAGCCGAACGCGGCCTTCAGAACGCCGAACTTGAAAAAAGGAAGCTTGAACGCGACAGGAAGGCTGGCCTGCCGGTTGAGAAGGAGTTTATTGACGAATGTGATGCCGCTATAAAACGGAAGAAAGAAGAAATTGGAGCGCTTGCCGAACAGTGGGGAAAAGAAAAAACCCAGGTGCAGTCAATACAATCATTGCAGGAAAAAATCAAAACGCTTCGAGAAAAAGGCGGAAACGAAAAAGATCTATCAGCTGTTCAGAAGGACATAGGTGAAGCACTTAAAGCACTTGAAACGTTACAAGGCGACAACCCGATGGTATTTCCTCATGTGTCTGCATCGGTGTGCGGACAGGTGATTTCGGACTGGACCGGCATTCCCGTGGGCACCATGGTAAAAGACGAAGCACAGACACTTCTGGAACTTGAAAAGCGCCTCAGCGAGCGCGTCATCGGCCAGGATGACGCGCTCGCGGCGCTTGCAAGCACCATACGAGCGTCAAAAACAGGCATGGGCAGTCCAGACGCGCCGCTCGGTGTGTTTTTGTTCACCGGGCCGTCCGGCGTGGGCAAAACCGAATGCGCGCGAGCCCTCGCCGACACACTGTTCGGCGGCGAGAAATTCATCACCACCATTAACATGTCGGAATACCAGGAGAAGCACACCGTATCGCAGCTGAAAGGGTCGCCGCCCGGCTACGTGGGGTACGGCGAGGGGGGCGTTCTTACCGAGGCGGTGCGCCAGAAGCCGTATTCGATCGTGCTTCTTGACGAAGTGGAAAAAGCGCACCTGGAGGTCATGAACCTGTTTTATCAGGTGTTCGACAAGGGATTCATGCGCGACGGCGAGGGCCGGGAGATCAATTTCCGCAACACCATCATCATCATGACCTCGAACCTCGCGGCCGACACCATTGCCGGGATGTGCGCGCAGGAGCGCGCTGCATCATGTTCCAGCGACGATCTTGTCAAGGCCATCCGGCCCGAATTGTCGGCCCATTTCCAGCCGGCGCTTCTGGCGCGCTGCAAGATCGTGCCGTTCAGGCCGCTGTCAAAGGAGGTGATGAAAGGCGTTGTCGCAATGAAACTGGACACGATCGCGCAACGCCTGAAAAAGGCGCACGGCATCACGATGTCGATATCCCCCGATCTTGTTGACGCCATCGCCGACAGCTGCACCGCCATAGAAACAGGCGCGCGCAACGCCGATGCGGTCATAGACGGAACACTGCTGCCCGGGATTTCGCGCCAGCTGCTTTTGCACTTGGGCCAGGATAAAAAACCCGCTACCCGGTGCCATATCGGGAAGGACGAGGACGGCGATTATGAAATTGTTTTTTCTGACAGCGCCGACGCGGCGCCAGAGGGAAAAAAAAGTGGAAAGCAAAAAGCGAGGGGAAAGGGATGA
- a CDS encoding C4-type zinc ribbon domain-containing protein, which translates to MIKDLESLIHLQAIDLQIHEILQSQRDLPKLLSELEKAVVSAQKTVDGVSQQLAANATEKKTFEEKVGTAKSALEKSQERLSSIKTNREYDAVHAEIENFKSIIAGADARMKSLSAETDKLQQSLEAHKAEREKIKGENDPKIAELKTKIASIDSSVAQLKEGRGAIIAGIPKPLLRTYEHILSRRKNAKVLSFVDDSHRTCSSCFKVLETQLVNEIRKGARLLTCQNCGAIFVWGEKPVDKVTDKSEEKKEEAPAA; encoded by the coding sequence ATGATAAAAGACCTTGAATCGCTGATTCATCTGCAGGCAATCGATTTGCAGATCCACGAAATCTTGCAGTCCCAGCGGGACCTGCCAAAGCTGCTTTCCGAACTAGAAAAGGCCGTGGTTTCGGCACAGAAGACGGTTGATGGCGTCAGCCAACAGCTGGCGGCCAATGCAACCGAAAAAAAAACATTTGAAGAAAAGGTTGGCACCGCAAAATCGGCCCTCGAGAAAAGCCAGGAACGCCTGAGCTCCATTAAAACGAATCGCGAGTATGATGCGGTCCATGCGGAAATCGAAAATTTTAAAAGCATTATTGCCGGCGCCGATGCCCGCATGAAAAGCCTTTCGGCGGAAACCGACAAGCTCCAGCAATCGCTTGAGGCGCACAAGGCAGAGCGCGAAAAAATAAAAGGGGAAAATGACCCCAAGATCGCCGAACTTAAAACGAAAATCGCTTCGATCGACAGCTCGGTGGCCCAGCTTAAAGAGGGCCGCGGGGCGATAATCGCCGGCATTCCCAAACCGCTGCTGCGCACCTACGAGCATATCCTCTCCCGGAGGAAAAACGCAAAGGTGCTGAGTTTTGTTGACGACAGCCACCGCACCTGCTCTTCATGCTTCAAGGTGCTCGAAACCCAGCTAGTCAACGAGATCCGCAAGGGGGCCAGATTGCTTACCTGTCAGAATTGCGGCGCGATCTTTGTGTGGGGGGAAAAGCCCGTGGATAAAGTTACGGATAAATCAGAGGAGAAAAAGGAAGAGGCTCCTGCAGCGTGA
- a CDS encoding polymer-forming cytoskeletal protein, with the protein MGKILTLPNLFSAIKENKKGSLSMEKGSDKGLQTIIGPGTSVEGTITVPHSIRIDGTLKGKLETAETLTVGDAGHIEADIVAKSAIIGGSVRGNLSVEDRVELEANASLIGDLKTRDLVINEGATFHGNCTMDVEKNIKV; encoded by the coding sequence ATGGGAAAAATATTGACCCTGCCAAATTTATTTTCAGCAATCAAGGAAAATAAGAAAGGAAGTCTTTCTATGGAAAAAGGGAGCGATAAGGGACTGCAAACAATCATAGGCCCCGGCACATCGGTTGAGGGAACAATTACAGTACCCCACAGCATACGCATCGATGGCACCCTTAAGGGAAAACTGGAAACAGCCGAGACCTTGACTGTAGGAGATGCCGGCCACATAGAGGCAGATATTGTTGCTAAAAGCGCAATTATTGGCGGCAGTGTCAGAGGAAACCTTTCTGTGGAAGACAGGGTGGAATTGGAAGCGAACGCATCGTTGATCGGAGATTTAAAAACAAGAGATCTGGTCATTAACGAAGGCGCGACATTTCATGGAAATTGTACCATGGATGTAGAGAAAAATATTAAAGTCTGA